GGCCCGTGCAGAGGAGATGCCCAGAGGCTGATGCCCCACTGAACTGACAGAGGCAGAgggtggccagggctgggggtgggtggaaCCCCCAGGAGCAGCTGCTGAGGGAGTGTGGGTGGGAGTGTAACCCTGCCTTCCCACTGGTGTGTGTTGTGGACACAGACTGCAGGGTCGAGACTCACCCCTGTGAGCGCAGGACACTGGAGATGGTCAGGGAGCCTGCTGGCCATGCCCTGTGCTGGAGAGGATCACGGCAGACCGATGCTGTGCTGGCTGCGCTCTGTCCCTTCTACAGGTTTGTCCGTAGGTCTGGGGGCAGAGCTGAGGGTACAGCCTGGGTGGGGAGGAAGACTCCCCAATGCCGAGTGCTCACGAGCTATAGGGAGGACAGCACTGCAGGGCCATGGCCGTGTAGCTTGTGACATGAAGGAGACCTGGAAGGGAGCCAGGGACAGAGATCTGGGGATGGGGGGCGGGGCACAGCTACTCCGTATCAGAGTCATGTTAACACACAGCCCAAGTGCCCATGGCAAGTAAGGGTGGCTGGGTCACAGCCATTCTGGAAGGCCTATTGGTCTGGTAATTTTGTTCCTCTGAGCAGCAGTTTCCATATTATGGGAGCCAAGTGAAGCAAAAGGATTGAGATCCTGGGTGAATTCCGTTCATGGAGGCCATGGGGCACTCTGGATTCTTCCAGAGTGGAGCTTAGGCAGTCAGGAGCACCTGCTGCCCAGCCAGGAGCCTTTCCCTTGCAAACACTCCTGTCCCATCCCTTGGCTCTTTATCTAGACTCCCTGCTAGAGGCTGGGGGACCTACCATCTCTCCCTTACTGGAGAGCCAGGGTCACAATTGAACCAGCAGCTTCTTTGCCCTGTGTCCTGCCCAGCCCAGTGGTGAGTTCAGGAATGAAATGAATTGGCTGAAAAGTTGTGAGGCCTGACTGGGAAAGGTCTTGCCCACCCATTGGTCAGAGGAAACAGGCCGGGTGCCATGCCAGGCCCACTAGAGGCTCTTCAGAATCTGAGCTCTCgagactggccggttagctcagttggttagagtgcggtgacaccaaggtccagggtttaatccctgtacctgccagccacaaaaaaataaaaataaataaaagaacctGAGCTCTCCAGTGAATGGAGACATTTATTTGCTCCCCATTGACCATGTTCTAAGTGCCCACTCTGAGCCAGGCAATGCAGAGATGGGCACAGTCCCTGCCCCTAGTAAGCTCGTTGCCTGGAGGGGGCCTTGTTCAAGGAGATCACTGGCCACCCTAAGGCAACCCAGGTGCTGGGGTGGGGCCTGTCCTCCCTGGACATCATGGAGAAGGGGCTGCTTGAGCCGTCTTGAATGATTCCTGGACTCCTGGAAAAGGTGGCGGTGGACAGAGGCATTTAGAGCCAGGAGCCTGGGAGAAGCTGGCGGATGGAGAGCATACTTCCTCCTACATAGACTCTGGAGTCAGGCTACTCTAAATTCTTAATCCCAGCGTCACCACCCATGAGTTGTGAACCTCCCACTGCCTGTTTCTACATTTGAGAAGGGGCGTGATAGAAGTACCTACCCCCAGGGTGGCTGAGCGCAGCAGTGAACTGATAGAAGGCGCTGATATCCCAGTTCCTAGAACGATGCCCGCATAGAAAGCTCTTCATCTATTCCCTTGCTGAAGGAATGCTCACCGAGGGCCCCTGCCATCCCAGTACTGTCCTTAGGTCCTGGGGAATCAGCACGAAcatctcagaaataaatccacccTCACCAGCTGATCCCCCAGTTGGGGAggcagccttaaaaaaaagaatgaataaaataaactagTAGGTGGTGACAAGTGCCCTGGAGGGAAGTAGCAGCAAGGATGGATGGGGAGGTTGGGGCAGGGCTGCAGTGTGCAATAGAGTGGCAGGGAGGGCCTTGCGGAGAAACAGGAACAGGTGTTTGCGTCTGGACCTGAAGGAGTTGGGGGCAAGCCTGGGGCAGATCTAGGCGCAGTCCCCGTGGACAGTGCCAGCTCCAGCAACGCTGATTCTCAAGGCAGGCCAGAGTGGGGGAAGGGCAGGCCCACAGAGCTTTCTGGGCCAGGACTTGCGGCTTTAGGAGGTCACTGGGAGCAGACATGGAAGGGAAGAAGATTTCTCTTTAATGAGCTGGCAACTTGGcgaactttttagtttgacaacTCCTTGAGTTCTTAATTCACTTGCTTTTATCCCATTTTACCCCAGGAAAACCCTGCCCCAGAGATGAGTCCAATTAGCCTGGCTTGGAGTGGGCAGCGCAGGGGGAGATGATGTTGGAAGAAGCCCTGTTTGGAGAAATTTAGAGAACATTTTTGCCAAGGCTCAAGAGTATCCTTAGATAAGATGGTACCAGGAGCTGCTGCCAACCAAGAGGGGCACTCTTAGCCCACCGGATGGGGaactgcttctgctgctgcaggGCCCATCCATCACCCCAGAGACTCTGGAGGGGCGGGAGGCAAAGGAGGGCCGAGTGCGTGGGCCTTGGTGTCAGGTGGTCAGGATTTGGATCTCAGATCTGCTATGTTCTAGTAACCATGTGTCTTTGGGCAGTGTCCTTCATTCAGCCCTCTGAATCCATTTACCCATCTGGAAGACTGAGATCACTGCCTCTTCAGGTAGCTATGGAGTTGAGGTAATAACAGGGACACCTGGCATGTGGAAGCTGCCCTGGGAATGGTGGCTGTTATGTTATCACAGAATATGAGTGCTCAAGTGGACCTGAGAATTCATCAAGTCCGGTAATTtgcaaatccttttttttttttttttctggtgtctggccagtttggggaaccaaacccttgactttggtgttataaggctgtgctgtaaccaaatgaactaaccaaccagcccccaaTTTGCAAATCTTCTTGAGCTGCAGAGCCTTGTGTAGACACTCATTGTGCAGACCAGTTAGAAGCAGCACATTTGGGGTGAAGCCATGGGGCTGCGGTTCTGGGGGAGGCCCAGCACCTTCGCCTCTCAGTCCCCTTCCTTCACCATCAAAGCTCCAATGATCACAGTTGAAAGCTACAGATAGAGTTACTGTACAGAAGAGGGAACTGAAAACCAGAGGAGGAAGTAATGTGCCTGGGGTCACACAGCCAGAATCCACTTGCCCAATTCCCAGTATTCTCCCCACTGCACGGTGGGTCTTAGAAAATAACTTATAATACAAAGTTCCCACAGTTCAGTTTTACACACAGACATCTCTAACTTCTAACGTGATAGCCAGcttacattatcttttttttttttaattgtctctgGGTAGTTTGAAACATTCCCTACTCTATGTGAAGGTGAAAGGTagaatcaagaaagaaaacaagaaagtctTTATTGTCCCACTTCTGCATTGGAATCTTACGTCAGCTTTAGTGTTGTAAATAATCTGCAGGTTTCTGCCCTCCCTTTAGACCTTCGATCTCTCTATCACTCTGTTTCCTTGGATTGTAGCTGGAAGAGAGTGTTCCTAAGCCACCCCACCACCTGCTACAGGACCACCTGCCCAGGTACCATCTGCCTCTTCGGTTCACCGGCTCTTTCTGGGCCCTGGGACCAGGCTGGTTCGTAAAGGTCCTTTTACAGTcctggggcagagggtggggtcgGGACTGGCTCCAGCGCAGAGGAACAGGGCTCTCGGAGGCAGAGGGGTATGCTCACACTGTGCTCATTCCTCTCTTGCTAAGTGGCATTTTTCACTGAGAATGGAATGACAGCTTTGGAGTTACTCCCTTAACCAATGATACTTGCATTGGTGAGGGGCAGAGAAGGGCATGCACTGAGCACCTGCTTTGCAGACAGCCTCCAATCCAGCATCAAACTCAGGGCGAGACACCTGAGTTGTTTCCTCCTGTATAACATGGGGTGATGTTTGCCTGAGGTCTGGGATCCCCATTTCCCTCCTGTATAGGATAGAGTTTCACAAGCTGGGGTGCTTGTGAAGATTCAATAGATAGCACCCATGGAAGTgcttcatcatctataaaatccCAAACAAACATGAGTAATTATCAGTCCCACTATGCGTCGTTCAGCACGGCTCCCCAGTGTGCCCTCACTGCCGCTCACCGAGGGGTCTAGTGCATCCCACCCACCTGGGAGCTAGCAATTGCACCCGCGTGTGTCAACATTGATTATTGTGTGAATTTGCTACTTCTGATGAGGTAAGGAGCCCATCTCCCCAAAGCAGAGCCAACAGTTTTACATACAGGCAGGGGCGTGTTCTTACCCAGCACTAGGCAATGCCTTTGACATGTCATTTCAAAGTTTTCAAGTTCCAACGTCACTGGCCTCTGAAGCGTGGGGGAAACtgacagtggggctgtttctgcTCAGAAATCAGAGTTTGAGGATTTAGGATTTTGGAACCAGAATGATCTGGGTTTGATTCCCAACTCTGCCCTTTACCATCTGACCTTCATCACATGACTTCTAGCCATTGAgcttcagctttctcatctgtaaagtttttttttaagtgcctacCTCGTAGGGTTGTTGTGATGATGAAATGATGTCATGCATGAATAGTACTTAGCACAGCACCTGACATACAGTAGATGCTCAGTGAAAGGACACTTGTTGTGTTAACGAGCCCCCTGTTGTTTCCGTGGTGCTCCAGCTAGCAGAACAGCAGGCCTAGTTAGGTACCCAGAATTAGCTTCAATAATTTCTACCTTTAATTACACTTTAATTACAATGATGTGACCACCaagtaatatattaatattttttagtaaaaaGGACAGAAATCGCCATCCAAATAGTAACCACACTTAGCTGCTTATTAAGCCCTTTGAATACACGAACACGTGAATACCCTGTTTGTCGTCTGTCACCCTGGAAGGGAGGTTGTGGTTTTATCTGTATTTTGTAATAATTGGTAAGGAAATTGATAAGGGGCTCAGAAATTGACCACACGGTCTCATGTAATGGGCCTGATTTGAATGGGCCCAGTTTGACACAGGCTGTGGTTTCCTGTGTAAAATATCAGCTTTGACGAGGATTCCTCATTGTCTGCATTTCATATCCAAAAGCAAATACCGTTACCTGTTACGCCGGGTTTGCCCTGTGCTAAGACTTTCCATGGATTAGTTCATTGGATCCTTACAATAATACTGTGGAACTAGTTCAGTACCATCACCCCTCTTCAGATGAGGATGCTGAAGCTTGGAAAGGTTAATTAAGGTGCCCAAGGAAGTGGTGGAGGCTACGTTCACTGCTGAGCAGCCTGCCTGCAGGATCTGAAGGCTCACTGCTTTACTGTGCCAGGCCGCAGAGGCCGTTAAGAACAACCACGTGTagaagttaaagaagaaaagGCCCCCTCATCACTGCAGCGTTCCCTGAGTCTTAAGACACCCACGCTGTCACCTTGATGGTGATGAGATCTTCATCCTTGTTAAGCTCAGGTCCAGCACCAGTTAATCATTATGGTCTCCCTGAGCTGCACCAGGCCTTCTGAGCAGCTGTTGGTAATGAAGGCATGTGTTGCCAGTCTCAGAGCCGGGAGCCAAGTCCCGTTGGCACATCCCCAGGGTCTTCCCAAGCCCACCACTGAGTGTCCTTTAGCAACCACATGCAGCCCCTCCTTTAGGTACTTGTTAGTTCCTTCTCCTCCCTGTGCTGCTGCTTGTTCCCTAGTGGACCATGGGGGGAGTAACGGGCTGGGTCCCAGCAGGGCAGTTGGTCTGCTGGCCTCACATCTGTGGCCGGCCCCTCTGTGCCCGTATGTTCAGCTATTAATGAGCATCTCTCTGATAGGCCCTTGTGACTCCCGGCCCTGCCAGAATGGAGGCACGTGTGTTCCAGAAGGACTGGACAGGTACCACTGCCTCTGCCCACTGGCCTTCAGAGGCGAGGCTCACTGTGGTATGTATGCACGGGACCTCTGAGACTCTGCCCACTGTGGGGCAGGTAGAGCACGCCCCGCCCCCCGCCTCCCACCCTTCTAGCTCCTGGGTAGAAACCGACCCTGGAGTTTTAAAGCCATCTACTTCCCAAATATGCCACCGATCTAATGTCTCATGTGGTATACAGCCTCTGAGTGCTCCATGAGTAAATAATTTGGATGGTGTAGCTCTGGGTAGGACAGCACCTCCTGGCTCATTAGCTATAGAAGGGCCGCTGCGTGATGTTTGAGCATCGCTGAGCCCTGCTGAAGCTGGAGCTGGACTGTCTCTGGGTCCTGGTTCTGAGCAgagtcttttcttctctcttccacaAAAGAGAGGTGAGAAGCCCCAACCCCTTTTGGGTTTAAAGGTGTGAAAGGAAGATTATAATAGGCTTTGCCTCATAGGGTGGTTGAGAATTTTAAATAAGGTTCTATATGTAAAGCATAATGCTTGACACATAGTGAGGGCTTGTTAcataataacttttttaaaaatgtggtgttGGGTTCACTGGAgatatttatggaaaaaataaatcttgaccTCACAGCCTAcccaaaaatcaattccagatggattatAGATCTAATGTAAAAggcaaaacttctagaagaaaacttaggagcATTATCTTCATGATCTTGAGGTAGACAAAGATTTCTCAGGACACAAAAAGCATTAACCAGTCTGGCCCTATTTCTCACTCTGTGCTGAGTATTGGTCACTTAAGTccctggggcctcagtttctctgcccCTCCTGGGAGTGAGGCTTCTCCCGCCACATGTGGTATTTGGGCATCTGCATGCTCCAGTGGCCACAGCATGACGGTGGGTATTGCTGTGATTCTGGCAGCCCCGAAGCTGAGCCTGGCATGCAGAATCGATGTCCTCTTCTTGCTGGACGCCTCTGCTGGCACTACCTTGGAGGGCTTCCTGCGGGCCAAGGCCTTCGTGAAGCGGTTTGCACAGGTCGTGCTAAGTGAGGACTCTCCGGTCCGAGTGGGCGTGGCCCGGTACAGTGGGGAGCTGGTGGTGGCAGTGCCTGTGGGGGAGTACCAGGATGTGCCAGACCTGGTCAGGAGTCTCGACAGCATCCCCTTCAGTGGCGGCCCCACCCTGACAGGCAGTGCCTTGCAGCAGGCGGCAGAACGCGGCTTCGGGAGTGCCACCAGGACAGGCCAGGACCGGCCACGCAGAGTGGTTGTCCTGCTCACTGAGTCTCACTCCCAGGACGAGCTGGCTGGCCCAGCGCGACATGCCCGGGCCCGAGAGCTGCTCCTGCTGGGCGTAGGCAGCGAGGCTGTGCGGGCAGAGCTAGAAGAGATTACGGGCAGCCCAGAGCACGTGATGGTCTACGCAGACCCTCAGGACCTGTTCAACCAAATCCCCGAGCTGCAGGGGAGGCTGTGCAGCCAGCGGCAGCCAGGTGAGGTCCCCATGCCTGAcccaggggctggctggtcagtGGATGGGTCCTGCTTTCTTCTGGTCACCACTTAATCATTATTCTCTCCTGGTGCCTGCGCTAGGGGTTGAAAGCACAGCCCCCACTCTTTGATGTACTAGCCACATGACAACTCAGTTTACTTGTCAATAGAATGGGACTATTAATAGCACCTCCTGAGAAGCTTTTTGTGAAGAGAAAGTAAGACAAGCAATACACACCCTTAGTACAGAGTAAGCATGCAGCaaattttgtgttgctattattattcattgttattcattattattgttaacaAGGAGCTATGAATCACTAAGCCTGCTCTGGAGCAGCAGCTTTCCAGCTTCTGTGACAGCAACCCACAGAAAGAAATGCATTCctagtacacacatacacatgcacacacattcccagtacatgcatgcacacatgcgggggtgtacacacacatgcacgcacacacacacacacacacatgtatgcacacacatacataatgcacacacatgcatgtgcacaaaTGCATGTACGCACAatacacatgtgcatatttacatacatgtattcatgtgtgcacatatgcatatgtgcacatacacacatgcacgcacacatacatgcacacacagatgcacgtgcacacacaactGAAACAAATGTTTCCTGGAATGATATTTATCCCACTTTACCTGGGATGTGTTCTGACCTTTTTCTGTGCTGTTCTGTTTCACACCCCATGACACTGATTTCATGacctgctgttgctgctgttggaGGGTGCTCTGGAGAACACTACCCTGGGGGTGGATATTGCCAGGCAGTGGGCAGAAGCCTCCCTCCCTATGGCCAGAGATGTTGTGTTGCAGCTGAAACACATCCTTGATGGGTTCCCTGAGTTTTCCTCCAGGGAGGTGAGCAATGAGCAGCTGCATATTGGATCAGCTTCTCAGTCTCAATGTCACTCTCCCCAGAGGTCAAGGACTTTATTCTGTAAGGGCTAGTCTCACCATGGCAGCCAGAGGGTtttcgtttgttttttttttctttgtttgttttgtttggaattATTGTAGATATACAGAAAAATTGTAACAATAGTTGAGAGTTTTCATATACCCCACACTCAGTTCCCCCTCTTATTAACaccttacattagtgtggtacattgtTTACTAAAGTCCATACTAACTCAgacttccttagtttttacctaatgtcatttttctcttccagaaTCCCACCCAGGAGCCCACAGTACATTTAGTCAGcttgtctccttaggctcctcgtgcttgtgacagtttctcagattttccttgtCCTTGAGTGGTTTTTAAAAACCAGTCAATCTGCTCATCAAATCTCTTACTCCATACTTAAACCTTTCCATGGCTTCCTTTGCACTtggaataaaacccaaactccttCCACTGGCTTCTGAGAGCTCCCCTGCTCTCTGCAGGCCTCTCTAATGCCCCTCGCGTGGGAGAGGCCTTCTCCCTGCTTGAGAAGCACGAAGCACCCCTGCCCACTGGCTCACGCTCACTCATCCTTCCATTCTTTGCTAAAATGTCACCACCCCAGAGAAGCCCTGACCCCTTTCTCCCGGTCCCATTATGCTGCCCATGCTGGTCTCTCTCACAGCCCTGCTCTTTTCCTGCACGCTGCTCACGCCATTTGTAATTCTGTTTATTTCATGTCTGTCCTCTCGTAGACTTTCAGCCCATTGTCTACAAAGTGTAATTAGTGTCCTGTACACAGTGGATGGCACATGGAGGGAGCTCAGTAATGGGATGACTGAAGACATAGGTGAAGAAGCTGTCACGAAGGGTCCCCAAAGCTCAGTGGCTTACATGCGATAGAAGTTATTTCTCTTACATTCAGTTGAGGGGTGAGTGGCCTTGGCCAGAAGGCTAGCTTGGCCACCATGTGGTCCTCACCTTGGGGTCCAAGGTCACCATTTCTCAGCCAGcaagaaggaggagagaagaactGGAAGACAAGCAACTTCTACTTGCACAAGTTTGAAACTGCACAATTTCAAACTTGGAAATTGCACATTTGCTTCCGATCACATCCCACATGGCTACACCTAGCTTccagggaggctgagaaatgtagTCTAGCTGGGCATTCATGTTCCTGCTAATACTTGAGGAGAGGGTGTTCTACAAGTAAAAGGAAGGTGTGGCGGGGGCTACTGCAGTGGACATACAGCAGACTGGCTGACCTGGGCTCCACCCGCCCTACAGCAGTGCCCCCTGTGCTGGTTGGGTCCAGACAAGGGTTCTGCTGGCAGAGCCCACCGCTGAGGCCCACTCTGCTTGCCCCTGCAGGCTGCCGGGCTCAGTCATTGGACCTTGTCTTCATGTTGGACGCCTCGGCCTCAGTGGGACCCGAGAACTTCGCTCAGATGCAGAGCTTCATGAGAAGCTGTGCCCTCCAATTTGATGTGAACCCCGACATAACGCAGGTTGGCCTAGTGGTGTACGGCAGCCGGGTACAGACAGCCTTTGGGCTGGACACCCATCCCACCCGTGCTGCGGTGCTGCAGGCCATGAGCCAGGCCCCCTACCTGGGTGGGGTGGGCTCCGCTGGCACGGCCTTGCTGCACATCCATGACAAGGTGATGACTGTCCAGAGGGGTGCCCGGCCTGGTGTCCCCAAGGCTGTAGTGGTGCTCACAGGTGGACAGGGGGCAGAGGATGCAGCCGTCCCTGCCCAGAAGCTGAGAAACAATGGCGTCTCTGTCTTGGTCATGGGCGTGGGGCCTGTCCTGAGGGAGGCTCTGCGGAGGCTTGCAGGTCCCCGGGATTCCCTGATCCACGTGGCAGCTTACACCGACCTGCGGTACCACCAGGACACGCTCATCGAGTGGATATGTGGAGGTGAGTGGGAGAATCCACACCCTCCAGGGCTGCCTCCAAGGTGGGACCTCAGCCTGAGCCCTCACGTCCACTGTTACAAGGACAGCTGCCTCTTAGCTCCTGGGCACTTGCTCCTGGGCACAGTGCCAGGTTCTGTGCCAAATTCCATGCTCACATGAAATCCCACAGTAGTCAGCACCGTCCACATTTGACATTTAAGGTGTGGAGAATTTAACTAACACAGACCCCTCCTTCCCAAACCTGAGAATTTGTATGCATTCCATTTAAATGGATGACATTTTCAGGATACTCACAGACTCCTCCAAGGGTCTAAGAACCCCATTTTGATACCCACCGAGGTAGTGAATGACCGATCTAGGAGCAAACAGGGCCAGTCCAGATGGACTTCAAGGCTTCTTTTCGCCAGTGATCTCCTTCCCACCTTTCAAAAAGTATGTGGCAGTAATGATAATAGTAAACGCTGCCATGTGTACAGTACACGTGAGAGACAGAATCTCCTTCTGCAGGTGGGAAAGCTGGGTGGAAGTTGGGTCTTATTAACCTAGCCAAGTAGTATGTAGCACCCACCCACTGTGGGTTAATGTGTTGCTTCAGGGCCAAGGGAGACACTAAAATGTGTAAGACACTGCTCTAGCGGCCTTGCATCTGTTCTGGGCTGACTCAGAGTAGGGGTCTTTGGGTCTGACCCATTCTGGGCCTGGTGGGCATGTTCTCCATTGTAGAAGCCAAGCGGCCAGTCAGCCTCTGTAAGCCCAGCCCTTGCATGAACGAGGGCACCTGCGTCCTGCAGAACGGGAGCTACCGCTGCGAGTGCCGGGATGGCTGGGAGGGCCCCCACTGTGAGAACCGTGAGTGGGCACTTGCTCTGTGTGTGCGCGCTGGGGGTGGCATTCGGAGTTCTGCCAAGTCCTACGAACTCAGCCAAAGGCAGATTCTAGGGCATTCATTCAACAGAAGGAATCGTTTAATCATTTTTGTTCACCCACAAAATATTTAGTGAGTACCTTGCACAccccaggcattgttctaggtgcaGGGAACATAGCagtaaacaaaactaaaaacttctgccctcatggagctcccATTCTAGTGGGGAGATGGACAATAGACAAGATAGTACAACGTAATATATTCGATGGTGCTAAGAACATTCTAGAAAATCATGACAGAGGGAGGCCTCATTAGGAGCACAGTGGATCCAGAGTAACGGATGAAGGCAGAGGATGTGGGCAGagagcaggcaggtgggcaggtgCGGTGGCAGGAGCTCATGGGGGctcttttgtgtttctgtttgcTCAGAGAAATGGGAGGAAGGGCCATCAG
Above is a genomic segment from Cynocephalus volans isolate mCynVol1 chromosome 7, mCynVol1.pri, whole genome shotgun sequence containing:
- the VWA2 gene encoding von Willebrand factor A domain-containing protein 2, producing the protein MPSFLLLEAICIFLFSRVSPCLPLQEVHVSPETIGKISAASKMMWCSAAVDILFLLDGSHSIGKGSFERSKHFAITVCDALDINPERVRVGAFQFSSAPLLEFPLDSFSTRQEVKEKIKRMVFKGGRTETGLALKYLLRKGFPGGRNASVPQILIIVTDGKSHGHIALPAKQLKERGVTVFAVGVRFPRWEELHMLASEPREQHVLLAEQVEDATNGLFSALSSSAVCVVASPDCRVETHPCERRTLEMVREPAGHALCWRGSRQTDAVLAALCPFYSWKRVFLSHPTTCYRTTCPGPCDSRPCQNGGTCVPEGLDRYHCLCPLAFRGEAHCAPKLSLACRIDVLFLLDASAGTTLEGFLRAKAFVKRFAQVVLSEDSPVRVGVARYSGELVVAVPVGEYQDVPDLVRSLDSIPFSGGPTLTGSALQQAAERGFGSATRTGQDRPRRVVVLLTESHSQDELAGPARHARARELLLLGVGSEAVRAELEEITGSPEHVMVYADPQDLFNQIPELQGRLCSQRQPGCRAQSLDLVFMLDASASVGPENFAQMQSFMRSCALQFDVNPDITQVGLVVYGSRVQTAFGLDTHPTRAAVLQAMSQAPYLGGVGSAGTALLHIHDKVMTVQRGARPGVPKAVVVLTGGQGAEDAAVPAQKLRNNGVSVLVMGVGPVLREALRRLAGPRDSLIHVAAYTDLRYHQDTLIEWICGEAKRPVSLCKPSPCMNEGTCVLQNGSYRCECRDGWEGPHCENRVLRGDAHKARGSRQEPAGQQLHPSQQPRTRPGHPGR